The DNA sequence GATCCAGGCTTCCTCGCTGTCGAGCACCGTCGCGCGCCCGAGCGGCAGCCAGGGCAGGTCTGTGATGGGGGTCTCCGGGGCGGCACTCGACGACGCCAGCCGGACGGCGCCGGTCTCGGCGTATTCGACGACCATCGCCCAGCCCGCGCGCACGATGCGGGGCACGCCCTCGGCCAGGATGTCGAGACCGGTCTTCGGCCGCGCGGCTATCTCTTCGACGAGTTCGAGCTCGCGGTGGGTGTCGAGCACGCCCGCGTACGGGCGGACCGCGTCGACTTCGACGCCTTCGACACTCTCCGCCGCTGTGATCAGCGCATCGGGGAGACGGCCCGAGGGGAGCTCGACGACCAGGTCGTCCACCGCCACTCCGGTGCCGCGTTCGACGACGTCCACGCTGAGTATGTCGGCGCCTACCGTGCCGAGCGCCGTGGCGACCGCGCCGAGGGTTCCCGGGCTGTCCGGAAGGAGGACCCGGATCAGGAACGACACCACGCGCCCCTCTCACCTCTGGCGTCCCATCCTTGCCGTGGGACGCTCGATGCCGGTCGCCGATTGTGACAGACCCACCCGGCTCGCGGGACCCACTGTCCGCCGGGCGGGACGTCGGTGTCGCCGGACGGCACTCGGTTTGCGCCGGGCGTAACCCAGTCGAGTCCGCCCACGCCGCCACCATAGACTTGCAGCTTCCGAGACAACCCGCACAGCACAACCCGGGAGTCACCCGCGTGCCCAACATTTCCCGAGACGAGGTCGCGCACCTCGCGAAGCTGGCCAGGCTGGCCGTGACCGACGACGAGATCGACGTCTTCGCCGGCCAGCTCGACCAGATCCTGGACTCGGTGGCCAAGGTGAGCGAGGTCGCCGCCGAGGACGTGCCGCCGACGTCGCACGCCGTGCCGCTGACGAACGTCTTCCGGCAGGACGTTGTCCGTCCCGGGCTCACCCAGCAGCAGGCCTTGGCCGGTGCGCCGGCCGCCGAAGAGGGCCGGTTCCGGGTGCCGCGGATTCTGGGGGAAGAGCAGTGACCGAGCTGATCAAGCTGACCGCCGCGGAACTGGCGGAGAAGATCCACACGCGCGAGGTGTCCGCGGTCGAGGTCACCCAGGCCCACCTGGACCGGATCGCCGAGGTGGACGACCACGTCCACGCGTTCCTGCACGTCGACACCGAGGGCGCGCTGGCCGCGGCCAAGGCCGTCGACGAGGGCATCGCCGCAGGCCAGGCGCCCGTGTCGCCGCTGGCCGGCGTGCCGCTCGCGCTGAAGGACGTCCTCACCACCGAGGGCATCCCGACGACGTGCGGGTCGAAGACCCTCGAAGGCTGGATCCCGCCGTACGACGCGACGGTGACGCGCAAGCTGCGCGAGGCCGGTGTCGTCATCCTCGGCAAGACCAACATGGACGAGTTCGCCATGGGGTCGTCGACCGAGAACTCGGCGTACGGCCCGACGCACAACCCGTGGGACCACGCCCGCATCCCGGGCGGTTCCGGCGGTGGCTCGTCGGCGTCCATCGCGGCCTTCGAAGCCGCGCTGGCGATCGGCACCGACACCGGCGGCTCGATCCGGCAGCCCGGCTCGGTCACCGGCACCGTCGGCGTCAAGCCGACCTACGGTGGCGTGTCGCGCTACGGCCTCGTCGCGTTTTCGTCGTCGCTCGACCAGGCCGGGCCGTGCGCCCGCACGGTGCTCGACGCCGCGCTGCTGCACGAGGTCATCGCCGGGTACGACCCGATGGACTCGACGTCCATCGACGCGCCGGTCCCGCCGGTCGTCGCGGCGGCCCGCCAGGGTGCGAACGGCGACCTGTCCGGCGTCCGCGTCGGCGTGGTGAAGGAGTTCGGTGGCGACGGCTACCAGCCGGGTGTGCTGCGGTCCTTCCAGGCCGCGGTCGACCAGCTGCGTGCGCTTGGCGCCGAGGTCGTCGAGGTTTCCTGCCCGAACTTCACCTACGCGCTGCCGGCGTACTACCTGATCGCGCCGAGCGAGTGCTCGTCGAACCTCGCCCGGTTCGACGCCATGCGCTACGGCCTGCGCGTCGCCGACGACGGCACGCACAGCGCCGAAGAGGTCATGTCGCTGACGCGCGAAAAGGGCTTCGGCGCCGAGGTCAAGCGGCGGATCATGCTGGGCACGTACGCGTTGTCGTCCGGCTACTACGACGCCTACTACGGCTCGGCGCAGAAGGTCCGCACGCTGATCACGCGTGACTTCGCCTCGGCCTTCGAGAAGGTCGACGTCCTCGTCTCGCCGACCACGCCGACCACGGCGTTCAAGATCGGCGAGCGCGTCGACGACCCGATGGCGATGTACCTCGCCGACCTGTGCACGATCCCGTCGAACCTGGCCGGCAACGCCGCGATGAGCGTGCCGAGCGGCCTGTCCGACGAGGACGGCTTGCCGGTCGGCCTGCAGATCATGGCCCCGGCGCTCGCCGACGACCGGCTCTACCGGGTCGGCGCCGCGTACGAGGCCGCCCGCGACGCCGCTGCCGGTGGCTCGCTGGTCCACAAGGTCCCGGAGCTGGGAGGAACGAAGTGACTGCCGTGGCCGAGTTGATGGACTACGCCGACGTCATCGAGCGCTTCGACCCCGTGCTCGGGCTCGAGGTCCACGTCGAGCTCAGCACGAACACCAAGATGTTCTGCGGGTGCGCCAACGAGTTCGGCGGCGAGCCGAACACGAAGGTCTGCCCGACCTGCCTCGGCATGCCGGGCGCGCTGCCGGCGGTGAACGGCAAGGCCGTCGAGAGCGCGATCCGGATCGGCCTCGCGCTGAACTGCGAGATCGCCGAGTGGTGCCGGTTCGCCCGGAAGAACTACTTCTACCCGGACATGCCGAAGAACTTCCAGACCTCGCAGTACGACGAGCCGATCGCCTTCAACGGCTACCTCGACGTCACGCTCGACGACGGCGAGGTCGTGCGCGTCGAGATCGAGCGCGCGCACATGGAAGAGGACACGGGCAAGTCGCTGCACGTCGGTGGCGCCACCGGCCGGATCCACGGTGCCGAGCACTCGTTGCTCGACTACAACCGGGCCGGCGTGCCGCTGATCGAGATCGTCACCAAGACGATCGAGGGCACCGGCGAGCGGGCTCCCGAGGTCGCGCGGGCGTACGTGTCCGCGCTGCGTGATCTGCTGCGCGCGCTCGACGTGTCCGACGTCCGGATGGACCAGGGCTCGCTGCGCTGCGACGCGAACATCTCGCTGATGGCGAAGGACGCGACCGAGTTCGGCACCCGCACCGAGACGAAGAACGTCAACTCGCTGCGCAGCGTCGAGCGCGCGGTGCGGTACGAGATGACCCGGCAGGCGGCGATCCTCGCCGACGGCGGCACGATCAAGCAGGAGACCCGGCACTTCCAGGAGGCCGACGGCTCGACGTCGCCCGGCCGCACCAAGGAGACCGCTGAGGACTACCGGTACTTCCCGGAGCCCGACCTGGTCCCGATCGCGCCGTCGCGCGAATGGGTCGAGGAGCTGCGCGGGACGCTGCCGGAGATGCCGTCCGAGCGTCGCAAACGGATCCAGCAGGAGTGGTCCCTTTCCGACGAAGCCCTGCGTGACCTGCTGAACGTCGGTGCGGTGGACCTCGTCGCGGCCACGGTCGAGGCCGGCGCGAAGCCGGACGAGGCGCGTGGCTGGTGGGTCAACACCCTCGCCCAGGAGGCCAACGCCCGCGAGGTCGAACTGGCCGACCTGGCGATCAGTCCGGCCCAGGTGGCCGAGGTCATCGGGCTGGTGACGTCCGGCGAGCTGACGAACAAGCTGGCCAAGGAAGTCGTCCAGGGCGTGCTCGCCGGCGAGGGCTCGCCGCGCGAGGTCGTCGAGAAGCGTGGGCTGAAGGTCGTCTCGGACGACTCGGCTCTGCTCGCGGCGATCGACCAGGCCCTGGCGTCGCAGCCGGACGTCGCGGAGAAGATCCGCGGCGGCAAGGTGGCGGCGGCCGGCGCGATCGTCGGCGCGGTCATGAAGGCGACCAAGGGGCAGGCTGACGCGAAGCGGGTCCGCGAGCTGATCATCGAACGCGTCGGTTCCTGACCGCTTTCATGACACAGCCGTTTTCCGTCAAGAGCGTCACCTGGCGCGAGTGGCTCGGCCTGGCGGCCGGGCTGCTCGCGCTGGGTTCGACGTTCCTGCCGTGGACCACGCTCAGCACCAACAAGCCGGACATCGAGGTCATCCTTTCGCAACTGCCGCACGACCAGGTCGTCCGCGACGCGTGGGACTCGAGCTTCTTCGCCTGGTGCCCGCCGCTGCCGTTGCTGCTGGCCGGACTGGTCGTGGTCGCTTTCGGGCGAGTCCGGACCGTGCGGGTCAGTGGCCTGCCGCACCTGTGGCTGGTGGTCGCCGCGGCGTCGGTGCTGTTGATGGTGATCGGCTGGCTCACGCTCGACTGGGAGTTCGACGCCGACCAGCGCGGCATCTTCGAAGCTGCCGGCATCGCCATCGGCCCGGGCTTCGGCCGGTTCCTGGGGATGTTCGCCGCGCTCGGGTCCGGGGTGGTCGCCTTCCTGGACGTGCGGGCGATGCGCGCCGAAGGCAAGCAGCCGCGGAAGCGCAGTCTGCGAGACAAGAACCGCTGATTTGGTGGAAGGCCGACCGGTGACATCGCCTCGTCGGCTGGTCTTGCCGATCACGAGTTGGCTGTCGCGGCGCTGAACGCCGAAACGTCGGGCGGTCGGCGAGTGCAAGATCAGCTGATCTACCTGACTTCAGTTTGCGGTGATGAGGGCGCTGATCTGTCTGCAGTCGGCCTGTGGCGGCGAGGTTCGCTGGTCTGACCGACGTTGGTTTGTGGCCAAGCCCGCTCGACGTGATGCGTGACAGCAAAGCCTGCTGGTCTTGGTTCGCGATGCTGCCTGCGGTGGCAAGAGTCTCTACGTGCAGCGGCCGGGCTGGCCGCCTTTGTGCGAGATCTCGTCCGTTCCGGTTGAGCCCCCGGCGCTGACAACGTTGACAGCGCGGCGGCCTGTTGCGCGAGAAAGCGCTTTCTGCGACGGTCGAGAAGTCGCGCTCGGGGCATCGGCGCGCGCGGAGGTCGTCTTGTGGACATCGCCGGCGAGCGGAGGGGGTCCGGGATTGCGCAGCGGAAAGCGCTTACGGGTGGCCGTCGTCGGAGCCGGCGGGATCGCGAAAAGTCACTGGGCCGCATACGAAGCCCATCGCGATGACGTCGAAGTGGTGGCCGTCGCGGACGTCGATGGAGCGCGCGCCGCCGCGTTCTGTGCCGAGGCCGCGAGCGCCAAGCCGTATCAAGACCTCGACACACTGCTAGCTGAGCAGGAACCTGACCTCGTCTCGATCTGTACTCCGCCCGGACTGCACGTCGAGCAGGTCAGGAAGGTTCTCGAGAGCGGCGCCTGGGCGTGGTGCGAGAAGCCGCCCTGCCGGTCGCTCGCCGAGTACGACGAGATCGCCGCCGTCGAACGGGATGGCGGGCCGTACGCCTCCTTCGTCTTCCAGCAACGGTCCGGTTCGGCCGCCGGGCACTTCCGGACGTTGCTCGCGGACGGGGAGCTCGGCCGTCCGCTCGTCGCGCACTGCCAGACGACCTGGTACCGCGACGCCGACTACTACGCCGTGCCGTGGCGGGGGAAGTGGGCGAGCGAGGGCGGCGGTCCGGCCATGGGGCACGGGATCCACCAGATGGATTTGCTGCTCCACCTGCTCGGCGACTGGGCCGAGGTGCGGGCGATGACCGCGCGGCTGGTGCACGACGTCGAGACCGAGGACGTCTCCACCGCGCTCGTCCGGTTCGAGTCGGGCGCGCTGGCGACCGTCGTCAACAGCGTGCTGTCCCCGGACGAAGTGAGCCGGATCCGGATCGACTGCGAAAACGCGACCGTCGAGCTCACCCACCTCTACGGCTACAGCGGCAAGGACTGGCGCTACACCCCGGCGCCGCACGTGGTCGCCGATCGGACGACGCGCTGGTCCAGCCCGCCCGGCGACGTCGCCAGTTCGCACACCGCCGCGTTCGCGCCCGTCCTGGCCGCGTACCGGGCCGGTCGGCGGCCGCCGTGCAGCGGGGATGACGGGCGGCGCGTGCTGGAACTCGTCGCGGCGCTCTACAAGTCGGCCTCCACCGGGACCGGGGTGCGCCGGGGCGAGATCGGGCCGGGTGACGACTACTACCGGTCGATGGCCGGCGTCAGCCAGGGAGTGGAGACGAAATGAGCGCGGCGATCACCGTCACCCACCGGCACGGCGACCACGTCGCCGTCGAGGCCGGCGGAGTCCAGTTGATGTCCTATGTGTACAAGCCCGACCCGGTGGCCTACGAGTCCCGCAAGCCCTACACCCACCCGCTGCGCACCCTCGGTGGGCGGCGCGTCAGCGGGTACCGCCCCGCCGACCACCGTTGGCACAAGGGCCTGCAGATGACGTCGAGCCACCTGTCCGGCCAGAACTTCTGGGGCGGCCACACCTACGTACCCGGCGATTGGTACCAGGACCTGCCCGATCGTGTCGGCTCGATGCGGCACGACGCGTTCGCCGGATTCACCGTCGACGGTGACCGGCTGACCTTCACCGAGCAGCTCACCTGGGTCGCCAACAGTGGTGAGGAGTGGGCTCGGGAGCGGCGCGACATCGTCGTCCACTCGGTCGAGCCGGACGAAGGCGCCTGGGCCATCGACTGGGCGATCGAGCTGACCAACATCCGTGACACCCCGCTCGCGTTCGGCAGCCCGACCACCGCCGGCCGCGAGATGGCCGGGTACACCGGGCTGCACTGG is a window from the Amycolatopsis sp. NBC_00355 genome containing:
- a CDS encoding amino acid-binding protein, which gives rise to MSFLIRVLLPDSPGTLGAVATALGTVGADILSVDVVERGTGVAVDDLVVELPSGRLPDALITAAESVEGVEVDAVRPYAGVLDTHRELELVEEIAARPKTGLDILAEGVPRIVRAGWAMVVEYAETGAVRLASSSAAPETPITDLPWLPLGRATVLDSEEAWIPETWKELGTELAATPLGKPGRALLVARPGGPNFRAAEVARLAHLAGIVAVVLDG
- a CDS encoding Gfo/Idh/MocA family protein, which encodes MRSGKRLRVAVVGAGGIAKSHWAAYEAHRDDVEVVAVADVDGARAAAFCAEAASAKPYQDLDTLLAEQEPDLVSICTPPGLHVEQVRKVLESGAWAWCEKPPCRSLAEYDEIAAVERDGGPYASFVFQQRSGSAAGHFRTLLADGELGRPLVAHCQTTWYRDADYYAVPWRGKWASEGGGPAMGHGIHQMDLLLHLLGDWAEVRAMTARLVHDVETEDVSTALVRFESGALATVVNSVLSPDEVSRIRIDCENATVELTHLYGYSGKDWRYTPAPHVVADRTTRWSSPPGDVASSHTAAFAPVLAAYRAGRRPPCSGDDGRRVLELVAALYKSASTGTGVRRGEIGPGDDYYRSMAGVSQGVETK
- a CDS encoding PmoA family protein, which translates into the protein MSAAITVTHRHGDHVAVEAGGVQLMSYVYKPDPVAYESRKPYTHPLRTLGGRRVSGYRPADHRWHKGLQMTSSHLSGQNFWGGHTYVPGDWYQDLPDRVGSMRHDAFAGFTVDGDRLTFTEQLTWVANSGEEWARERRDIVVHSVEPDEGAWAIDWAIELTNIRDTPLAFGSPTTAGREMAGYTGLHWRGPREFSGGRILGPGELGGEEMMGLQAPWLAFVGEHDDVDAHSTLVFAHAPENDGAIHESHWFVRSRDTPTVAISWAFFEEFSLPPGESFSYRYRVVVADGAWDRERVTAYLGTHGF
- the gatB gene encoding Asp-tRNA(Asn)/Glu-tRNA(Gln) amidotransferase subunit GatB encodes the protein MTAVAELMDYADVIERFDPVLGLEVHVELSTNTKMFCGCANEFGGEPNTKVCPTCLGMPGALPAVNGKAVESAIRIGLALNCEIAEWCRFARKNYFYPDMPKNFQTSQYDEPIAFNGYLDVTLDDGEVVRVEIERAHMEEDTGKSLHVGGATGRIHGAEHSLLDYNRAGVPLIEIVTKTIEGTGERAPEVARAYVSALRDLLRALDVSDVRMDQGSLRCDANISLMAKDATEFGTRTETKNVNSLRSVERAVRYEMTRQAAILADGGTIKQETRHFQEADGSTSPGRTKETAEDYRYFPEPDLVPIAPSREWVEELRGTLPEMPSERRKRIQQEWSLSDEALRDLLNVGAVDLVAATVEAGAKPDEARGWWVNTLAQEANAREVELADLAISPAQVAEVIGLVTSGELTNKLAKEVVQGVLAGEGSPREVVEKRGLKVVSDDSALLAAIDQALASQPDVAEKIRGGKVAAAGAIVGAVMKATKGQADAKRVRELIIERVGS
- the gatC gene encoding Asp-tRNA(Asn)/Glu-tRNA(Gln) amidotransferase subunit GatC; protein product: MPNISRDEVAHLAKLARLAVTDDEIDVFAGQLDQILDSVAKVSEVAAEDVPPTSHAVPLTNVFRQDVVRPGLTQQQALAGAPAAEEGRFRVPRILGEEQ
- the gatA gene encoding Asp-tRNA(Asn)/Glu-tRNA(Gln) amidotransferase subunit GatA: MTELIKLTAAELAEKIHTREVSAVEVTQAHLDRIAEVDDHVHAFLHVDTEGALAAAKAVDEGIAAGQAPVSPLAGVPLALKDVLTTEGIPTTCGSKTLEGWIPPYDATVTRKLREAGVVILGKTNMDEFAMGSSTENSAYGPTHNPWDHARIPGGSGGGSSASIAAFEAALAIGTDTGGSIRQPGSVTGTVGVKPTYGGVSRYGLVAFSSSLDQAGPCARTVLDAALLHEVIAGYDPMDSTSIDAPVPPVVAAARQGANGDLSGVRVGVVKEFGGDGYQPGVLRSFQAAVDQLRALGAEVVEVSCPNFTYALPAYYLIAPSECSSNLARFDAMRYGLRVADDGTHSAEEVMSLTREKGFGAEVKRRIMLGTYALSSGYYDAYYGSAQKVRTLITRDFASAFEKVDVLVSPTTPTTAFKIGERVDDPMAMYLADLCTIPSNLAGNAAMSVPSGLSDEDGLPVGLQIMAPALADDRLYRVGAAYEAARDAAAGGSLVHKVPELGGTK